A genomic window from Hypomesus transpacificus isolate Combined female chromosome 15, fHypTra1, whole genome shotgun sequence includes:
- the vps53 gene encoding vacuolar protein sorting-associated protein 53 homolog isoform X2, with protein sequence MMEEEELEFTEDLDAILHLTPEVQLAIEQVFPSQDPLDRADFNAVEYINTLFPTEQSLANIDDVVNKIRLKIRRLDDSIRTVVRGQTNVGQDGRHALEEAQVAIQQLFGKIKDIKDKAEKSEQMVKEITRDIKQLDHAKRHLTTSITTLNHLHMLAGGVDSLEAMTRKRQYGEVANLLQGVVNVLEHFQKYMGIPQIRQLSERVKAAQSELGTQILADFEEAFPVQGSKRAGGPSNVLRDACLVANVLDPRIKQEIIKKFIRQHLSEYLVLFQENQDVAWLDKIDRRYAWIKRQLVDYEEKYGRMFPEEWYMTERIAVEFCHITRIELAKVMRTRAKEIEVKLLLFAIQRTTNFEGLLAKRFPGCTLTDGPGKKPETPLESTNPFLEDEAGEDGGLEKEDDLDRPKKPKAPENPFHGIVSKCFEPHLYVYIESQDKNLGELIDRFVSDFRAQGPPKAGTEEGGAVLPSCADLFVYYKKCMVQCSQLSTGEPMIALTTIFQKYLREYAWKILSGNLPKTNSSSVGLTISSLLKEKEGSEAAKFTVEELCLICSILSTAEYCLATTQQLEEKLKEKVDKTLVERINLTGEMDTFSTVISNSIQLLVQDLDAACDPALTAMSKMPWQSVEHVGDQSPYVTSVIMHIKQNVPIVRDNLASTRKYFTQFCIKFTNSFIPKFINHLFRCKPISMVGAEQLLLDTHSLKTVLLDLPSIGSQVLRKAPASYTKIVVKGMTRAEMILKVVMAPHEPPVVFVDNYIKLLADGNPETFQKILDMKGLKRSEQSSMLELFRQRLPTPPSGADGGPSLSFSAPTPEQESSRIRRLEKLIKKRL encoded by the exons atgatggaggaggaagaattGGAATTTACTGAGGATTTGGATGCTATTTTGCACCTCACACCAGAGGTGCAGCTGGCTATTGAACAG GTGTTTCCCAGTCAAGACCCACTGGACAGAGCAGATTTCAATGCTGTGGAGTACATCAATACATTGTTCCCCACTGAACAG TCGCTCGCTAATATTGACGATGTGGTGAACAAGATCCGCCTGAAGATTCG GCGTCTGGATGATAGCATTAGGACTGTGGTGAGAGGCCAGACCAATGTGGGACAAGATGGCAGACAC GCACTGGAGGAGGCCCAGGTTGCCATACAACAGCTATTTGGTAAAATCAAAGACATCAAGGACAAGGCGGAGAAGTCTGAGCAAATG GTGAAGGAGATAACGAGGGACATCAAGCAGCTGGACCATGCAAAGCGTCACCTgaccacctccatcaccaccctcaACCACTTACACATGCTAGCCGGGGGCGTGGACTCTCTAGA GGCCATGACGAGGAAGAGGCAATATGGAGAGGTTGCTAACCTGCTACAAGGAGTGGTCAATGTTTTGGAACACTTCCAGAAATACATGGGAATTCCACAGATCAGACAGCTCTCGGAGAG AGTGAAGGCAGCCCAGAGTGAACTGGGGACTCAGATCCTGGCAGATTTTGAAGAGGCCTTCCCCGTTCAGGGGTCCAAG AGGGCGGGGGGGCCTAGTAATGTCCTCAGGGATGCCTGCCTGGTGGCCAACGTCCTAGACCCTCGAATTAAACAGGAGATCATCAAGAAGTTCATCAGACAGCACCTCTCTGAGTACCTGGTGCTGTTCCAGGAGAACCAGGAC GTGGCATGGCTGGATAAGATTGACCGGCGCTACGCCTGGATCAAGCGTCAGCTGGTGGACTACGAGGAGAAGTACGGACGCATGTTCCCAGAGGAGTGGTATATGACGGAGCGGATCGCTGTGGAGTTCTGCCACatcacaag GATAGAGCTGGCCAAAGTGATGCGAACACGGGCCAAGGAGATTGAGGTCAAGCTGCTTTTGTTTGCCATCCAGAGGACAACAAACTTTGAGGGCCTGCTAGCCAAACGCTTCCCCGGCTGTACGCTGACGGACGGACctggg AAGAAGCCGGAGACCCCTCTGGAGTCAACCAACCCCTTCCTGGAGGACGAGGCGGGAGAGGATGGGGGCTTGGAGAAGGAGGACGATCTGGACAGG CCAAAGAAGCCCAAAGCACCAGAGAACCCTTTCCATGGCATTGTGTCGAAGTGCTTCGAACCTCATCTCTACGTCTACATAGAATCTCAGGATAA GAACTTGGGTGAGCTGATCGACCGCTTCGTGTCAGACTTCCGGGCGCAGGGCCCCCCCAAGGCGGGCACAGAGGAGGGCGGGGCGGTGCTGCCCAGCTGTGCCGACCTCTTTGTCTACTACAAGAAGTGCATGGTGCAGTGTTCCCAGCTCAGCACCGGGGAGCCCATGATCGCCCTCACCACCATCTTCCAGAAGTACCTCCGGGAATATGCCTGGAAGATCCTCTCCGGCAACCTGCCCAA GACTAACAGTAGCAGTGTGGGGCTGACCATCAGCAGCCtgctgaaggagaaggagggctcAGAAGCTGCAAAGTTCACTGTGGAGGAGCTGTGCCTCATCTGCAGCATCCTCAGCACTGCTGAGTACTGCCTGGCAACCACGCAACAG ttggAGGAGAAGCTCAAGGAGAAGGTGGATAAAACCCTGGTGGAGAGGATCAACCTAACTGGAGAGATGGATACCTTCAGCAC TGTGATATCCAACAGTATCCAGTTGCTGGTTCAGGACCTGGATGCAGCGTGTGACCCTGCTCTCACCGCCATGAGTAAG atGCCGTGGCAGAGCGTGGAGCACGTGGGCGACCAGAGCCCTTACGTCACCTCGGTCATCATGCACATCAAGCAGAACGTGCCCATTGTGAGGGACAACCTAGCCTCAACGCGAAAATACTTCACCCAGTTCTGCATCAAATTCACCAA TTCATTCATCCCCAAATTCATCAACCACCTGTTCAGGTGCAAGCCTATAAGCATGGTGGGGGCTGAACAG CTCCTGTTAGACACCCACTCTCTGAAGACAGTTCTGTTGGACCTGCCATCCATCGGCTCACAGGTGCTCCGCAAAGCCCCCGCCAGCTACACCAAGATCGTGGTGAAGGGGATGACCCGTGCCGAGATGATCCTCAAG GTGGTAATGGCGCCACATGAACCCCCAGTGGTGTTTGTGGATAACTACATCAAGCTTTTGGCTGATGGCAACCCTGAGACCTTCCAGAAAATCCTGGACATGAAA GGTCTGAAACGCAGTGAGCAGAGCAGCATGCTGGAGCTGTTCAGACAGAGGCTGCCAACCCCTCCATCTGGGGCTGATGGgggtccctctctttccttcagcGCCCCTACCCCTGAGCAGGAGTCCTCCCGCATCCGCAGGCTGGAGAAGCTCATTAAGAAGAgactgtga
- the vps53 gene encoding vacuolar protein sorting-associated protein 53 homolog isoform X1 gives MMEEEELEFTEDLDAILHLTPEVQLAIEQVFPSQDPLDRADFNAVEYINTLFPTEQSLANIDDVVNKIRLKIRRLDDSIRTVVRGQTNVGQDGRHALEEAQVAIQQLFGKIKDIKDKAEKSEQMVKEITRDIKQLDHAKRHLTTSITTLNHLHMLAGGVDSLEAMTRKRQYGEVANLLQGVVNVLEHFQKYMGIPQIRQLSERVKAAQSELGTQILADFEEAFPVQGSKRAGGPSNVLRDACLVANVLDPRIKQEIIKKFIRQHLSEYLVLFQENQDVAWLDKIDRRYAWIKRQLVDYEEKYGRMFPEEWYMTERIAVEFCHITRIELAKVMRTRAKEIEVKLLLFAIQRTTNFEGLLAKRFPGCTLTDGPGQKKPETPLESTNPFLEDEAGEDGGLEKEDDLDRPKKPKAPENPFHGIVSKCFEPHLYVYIESQDKNLGELIDRFVSDFRAQGPPKAGTEEGGAVLPSCADLFVYYKKCMVQCSQLSTGEPMIALTTIFQKYLREYAWKILSGNLPKTNSSSVGLTISSLLKEKEGSEAAKFTVEELCLICSILSTAEYCLATTQQLEEKLKEKVDKTLVERINLTGEMDTFSTVISNSIQLLVQDLDAACDPALTAMSKMPWQSVEHVGDQSPYVTSVIMHIKQNVPIVRDNLASTRKYFTQFCIKFTNSFIPKFINHLFRCKPISMVGAEQLLLDTHSLKTVLLDLPSIGSQVLRKAPASYTKIVVKGMTRAEMILKVVMAPHEPPVVFVDNYIKLLADGNPETFQKILDMKGLKRSEQSSMLELFRQRLPTPPSGADGGPSLSFSAPTPEQESSRIRRLEKLIKKRL, from the exons atgatggaggaggaagaattGGAATTTACTGAGGATTTGGATGCTATTTTGCACCTCACACCAGAGGTGCAGCTGGCTATTGAACAG GTGTTTCCCAGTCAAGACCCACTGGACAGAGCAGATTTCAATGCTGTGGAGTACATCAATACATTGTTCCCCACTGAACAG TCGCTCGCTAATATTGACGATGTGGTGAACAAGATCCGCCTGAAGATTCG GCGTCTGGATGATAGCATTAGGACTGTGGTGAGAGGCCAGACCAATGTGGGACAAGATGGCAGACAC GCACTGGAGGAGGCCCAGGTTGCCATACAACAGCTATTTGGTAAAATCAAAGACATCAAGGACAAGGCGGAGAAGTCTGAGCAAATG GTGAAGGAGATAACGAGGGACATCAAGCAGCTGGACCATGCAAAGCGTCACCTgaccacctccatcaccaccctcaACCACTTACACATGCTAGCCGGGGGCGTGGACTCTCTAGA GGCCATGACGAGGAAGAGGCAATATGGAGAGGTTGCTAACCTGCTACAAGGAGTGGTCAATGTTTTGGAACACTTCCAGAAATACATGGGAATTCCACAGATCAGACAGCTCTCGGAGAG AGTGAAGGCAGCCCAGAGTGAACTGGGGACTCAGATCCTGGCAGATTTTGAAGAGGCCTTCCCCGTTCAGGGGTCCAAG AGGGCGGGGGGGCCTAGTAATGTCCTCAGGGATGCCTGCCTGGTGGCCAACGTCCTAGACCCTCGAATTAAACAGGAGATCATCAAGAAGTTCATCAGACAGCACCTCTCTGAGTACCTGGTGCTGTTCCAGGAGAACCAGGAC GTGGCATGGCTGGATAAGATTGACCGGCGCTACGCCTGGATCAAGCGTCAGCTGGTGGACTACGAGGAGAAGTACGGACGCATGTTCCCAGAGGAGTGGTATATGACGGAGCGGATCGCTGTGGAGTTCTGCCACatcacaag GATAGAGCTGGCCAAAGTGATGCGAACACGGGCCAAGGAGATTGAGGTCAAGCTGCTTTTGTTTGCCATCCAGAGGACAACAAACTTTGAGGGCCTGCTAGCCAAACGCTTCCCCGGCTGTACGCTGACGGACGGACctggg CAGAAGAAGCCGGAGACCCCTCTGGAGTCAACCAACCCCTTCCTGGAGGACGAGGCGGGAGAGGATGGGGGCTTGGAGAAGGAGGACGATCTGGACAGG CCAAAGAAGCCCAAAGCACCAGAGAACCCTTTCCATGGCATTGTGTCGAAGTGCTTCGAACCTCATCTCTACGTCTACATAGAATCTCAGGATAA GAACTTGGGTGAGCTGATCGACCGCTTCGTGTCAGACTTCCGGGCGCAGGGCCCCCCCAAGGCGGGCACAGAGGAGGGCGGGGCGGTGCTGCCCAGCTGTGCCGACCTCTTTGTCTACTACAAGAAGTGCATGGTGCAGTGTTCCCAGCTCAGCACCGGGGAGCCCATGATCGCCCTCACCACCATCTTCCAGAAGTACCTCCGGGAATATGCCTGGAAGATCCTCTCCGGCAACCTGCCCAA GACTAACAGTAGCAGTGTGGGGCTGACCATCAGCAGCCtgctgaaggagaaggagggctcAGAAGCTGCAAAGTTCACTGTGGAGGAGCTGTGCCTCATCTGCAGCATCCTCAGCACTGCTGAGTACTGCCTGGCAACCACGCAACAG ttggAGGAGAAGCTCAAGGAGAAGGTGGATAAAACCCTGGTGGAGAGGATCAACCTAACTGGAGAGATGGATACCTTCAGCAC TGTGATATCCAACAGTATCCAGTTGCTGGTTCAGGACCTGGATGCAGCGTGTGACCCTGCTCTCACCGCCATGAGTAAG atGCCGTGGCAGAGCGTGGAGCACGTGGGCGACCAGAGCCCTTACGTCACCTCGGTCATCATGCACATCAAGCAGAACGTGCCCATTGTGAGGGACAACCTAGCCTCAACGCGAAAATACTTCACCCAGTTCTGCATCAAATTCACCAA TTCATTCATCCCCAAATTCATCAACCACCTGTTCAGGTGCAAGCCTATAAGCATGGTGGGGGCTGAACAG CTCCTGTTAGACACCCACTCTCTGAAGACAGTTCTGTTGGACCTGCCATCCATCGGCTCACAGGTGCTCCGCAAAGCCCCCGCCAGCTACACCAAGATCGTGGTGAAGGGGATGACCCGTGCCGAGATGATCCTCAAG GTGGTAATGGCGCCACATGAACCCCCAGTGGTGTTTGTGGATAACTACATCAAGCTTTTGGCTGATGGCAACCCTGAGACCTTCCAGAAAATCCTGGACATGAAA GGTCTGAAACGCAGTGAGCAGAGCAGCATGCTGGAGCTGTTCAGACAGAGGCTGCCAACCCCTCCATCTGGGGCTGATGGgggtccctctctttccttcagcGCCCCTACCCCTGAGCAGGAGTCCTCCCGCATCCGCAGGCTGGAGAAGCTCATTAAGAAGAgactgtga
- the aifm4 gene encoding apoptosis inducing factor mitochondria associated 4: MQTRTILWLKNTATSVFTQKYMQRIFLSKTSSLSDMSLRQGHSSGQDLDEDVVTGIVCQELDLQDGQMKEVEVEGQRILLVRTQGQYSAVGTKCSHYGAPLIKGALIGDRVRCPFHGACFNVKTGDIEDYPGLDCLPSYKVKVEDGKVYVSINKKSMSLTKRVREMSGRIPGVSHTTLLIGGGPASLVCAETLRQNHYEGRVIMATKDTLPPYDKPKISKAMNLESNDILLRQTEFFKQHDIELWTQKEAVFVNTEENTVKFSDGTLQHYDKLLLSTGCRARPLSCTGSHLDGVKVLQSYEDAKEIHQSCVGHKAVISGASFIGMEVAGYLSDKATSVALVGNTAYPFQRSLGPEIGKMTMQMMEESNIKFYMNDQIEEIRGENGKVKEVVLKSGAVLEADVVVAGIGVIPNTEFLKGSQVEVNSRNAVVIDKFMRTNIPDVFGAGDVTAFPLTIRGDQRVNIGHWQLAHAHGRVAALNMLQNQTMIDSVPFFWTMLLGKSVRYAGYGEGYTEIIFKGKVEDRKFLAFYIKDDMVVAAASMTFDPAVA, from the exons ATGCAAACGCGAACAATTCTTTGGTTGAAAAATACGGCGACAAGCGTTTTCACCCAGAAATACATGCAGCGAATATTTCTATCAAAGACTTCTTCGTTGTCGG ACATGAGTCTGCGTCAGGGTCATTCTTCAGGTCAGGACCTGGATGAGGATGTCGTCACAGGGATTGTGTGCCAAGAGTTAGACCTACAGGATGGACA AatgaaggaggtggaggtggagggccaGAGGATTTTGTTAGTCCGAACCCAGGGCCAGTACAGTGCTGTTGGGACCAAGTGTTCTCACTACGGTGCTCCTCTCATCAAAG GGGCACTGATTGGGGACAGAGTAAGATGCCCCTTTCATGGTGCTTGCTTTAATGTCAAGACTGGAGATATCGAGGATTATCCAGGCCTGGACTGTTTGCCCAGTTATAAG GTCAAGGTTGAAGATGGCAAGGTTTATGTATCTATTAACAAGaag TCTATGTCGCTGACcaagagggtgagggagatgagCGGCAGGATTCCAGGGGTTAGCCACACCACTCTTCTGATTGGAGGAG GGCCTGCTTCTCTTGTGTGTGCTGAGACTCTGAGACAAAACCATTATGAAGGCAGAGTGATAATGGCAACCAAGGACACTCTGCCTCCATACGATAAGCCTAAAATCAGCAAG GCCATGAATTTAGAGAGCAACGACATTCTCCTTCGTCAGACTGAGTTCTTCAAACAGCATGACATAGAACTTTGGACGCAAAAGGAG gcagTTTTTGTTAACACTGAGGAAAATACAGTGAAGTTCAGCGATGGCACATTGCAACATTATGACAAGCTACTCCTATCAACTGGATGCAG AGCAAGGCCACTGAGCTGCACAGGTTCGCATCTGGATGGTGTAAAAGTACTGCAGAGCTATGAGGACGCCAAGGAGATCCACCAGTCCTGTGTGGGCCACAAAGCTGTAATCAGTGGAGCCTCCTTTATTG GTATGGAGGTGGCAGGCTACTTGTCTGACAAAGCTACCAGTGTTGCCTTGGTTGGCAACACAGCATACCCTTTTCAGAGGTCCCTGGGCCCGGAGATTGGGAAAATGACGATGCAG ATGATGGAGGAAAGCAATATCAAGTTCTACATGAATGACCAAATAGAAGAAATCAGAGGAGAGAACGGCAAG GTGAAAGAGGTGGTGCTGAAGAGTGGTGCTGTCTTAGAAGCTGATGTTGTTGTGGCTGGAATTG GGGTCATCCCCAACACTGAGTTCTTAAAGGGTAGCCAGGTGGAGGTGAATTCCAGAAATGCTGTCGTCATTGACAAG TTCATGAGAACCAACATTCCAGATGTGTTCGGAGCAGGGGATGTAACAGCCTTTCCTCTGACCATACGAGGAGACCAGAGGGTTAACATCGGCCACTGGCAGCTGGCACATGCCCATG GAAGAGTAGCAGCCTTGAATATGTTACAGAACCAGACGATGATCGACTCAGTTCCATTCTTCTGGACAATGTTACTTGGGAAGAGTGTTCGCTATGCAG GTTACGGAGAGGGATACACAGAAATCATATTCAAAGGCAAAGTGGAGGATAGGAAGTTTCTAGCGTTCTATATCAA AGATGACATGGTGGTGGCAGCAGCCagcatgacctttgacccagcTGTGGCTTGA